AGGTTACGGGATGAACATGAATGGCATGAATTCGGGGATGAATTTCGACGCGGGTCAAGGGATGTATGGGGGATGGGACGGCTCACAAAACAATATGTGGAATGGAGGCCAAGATAAATTCAATCCAAATGCTTTCGCAAATGGTATGGGCCCACAGTATGGGGTCCCCTCTGGATTTGGCGGATATAATATGTCTCAACCCAACGGAGTTCATCCTCAAatgcagcaacaacaattcCCTAACCAAGATTTCCAATCCGGCTATTATGGTCCCGGGTATGGCCGGGGCAATTTCCGGGGCCGTGGTCGCGGATTTTACCCCGGTGGCCGTGGCCGCGGCGGCTTCACGGGGCCTATGCAAGCTAATTACCCTCCTAATGCTAACTACCCAGCGTTTAATTCCCCTAACTTCAATCAAGACATGTCATCCCAATTGCAGGAAGGCGTATCTGCAGAGATGTCGTCTGGAGACCCCAACGGCACTGAAGCGACAAATGCTAACGATGAGAATGCCCCAGGCGGTCATTTGGATGGCACTAAAGACCCATCATTGAATGAGAATGCTGCTGATGTGGGCGACAATGGTGAAGCCAGTTCTGCAAAGGGCCCCACCATGGAAGATACTACTGGTCCCGAGGAATCGGGGCTGCGTGGTATACCAACAATTGACAGTCTTGACCAGGCCAATGCCGCCCAAGGGATGCACAATGGGCCCATGATGCCGGGGCCAATGGGGCCAGGCTTTGGCCGAGGTTATATGCGTGGGCCATTTACGGGAGGCCGTGGGGGGCCTTTTGCTGGGCCACCCTTCATGCCCGGATCCGGCATGCCTGCACCTAGAGGACCTGGTGTCGAAGGCGCACCAGCTGCTCCCCGGGCGATGCGGGAAGGTCTTCCAAATACTAGTGTTCTCCGGCAGCGGAACTTCCAGGGACCGGGACGAGGATCTGTCCTATCGGTGAGACCTTCGGACGCTTCGCAGAGGTAAGTCGCAGCTTTCATCACCGACGGTCTGTACGTCTAGTCTAACATTTTGTCCAGCACGACCCCAGCACCTCAGGAAGACCACCGCCCGCGGTCGACTTCAAGGTCGAAGTCGCGAGCTCGGTCGGCATCGAGATCGAAAAGCCGATCTCGTTCCCGTGCGCGGTCCCAGTCCCCCGGTCGTCGTCACAATCGCCCACGCTCCGCAAGTATCGAAAACGGCGCTGAGGACTCCGAGCGCAGACGTGagcggccaagaaggcccCGTCGCGAGGACAAATACGACGAACAGTCTCAAGCGGAAGATGAGCACCGCACTCGTTCACCTTCTGTCGATTCCCGCCGGTCATCACGGCGGGACAGGGAGCGAGACAGGAGAAGCGGCCGTCGATCGCATCGCTCGCACCGCCACCGCAGCCAGAGTCCCAGTCGCAATGGAGACTCTCGCGGTGCCGACCGTCTCGCATTGATCccggaagaaaaagacccCGGCTCTCGAAGCAGGACACCCGTCATTAGCGAGGCCCAGGAGAGCTCCAGCAGGACCTACCGATCCGGCAAAGACCGCACCAGTCGTCGCGACGACGAACGGGAGAGAGATCGAGACTCTCGACGCCGGGATCGTGAAAGAGATCGCGATCGCGATCATTAccgggaaaaggaaagagacagagacCGTGAGAGGGATCGTGACAGGGAAAGAGATAGAGACGGGGCCCGCGATCGCCACCGCGACCGTGACCGCGACCGTGACCGTGATAGGAAACGGTCTCGTCGCGACCGAACTG
The sequence above is a segment of the Aspergillus oryzae RIB40 DNA, chromosome 3 genome. Coding sequences within it:
- a CDS encoding uncharacterized protein (predicted protein), with product MAATDQPSGLMDIASSLTQDEIPFKLRCAICNKLAVNAFRLPCCDQAICESYQVSLPETCPVCAHTPLSSDLCKPNKALRTTLKAFLRTEEKKREKERQSATPAATNDATSVQGTPAQQETPAVSDIPETKQEEALPEVAPTVEAPSEEPLVGGDPSEAVTEQTDGNHEVPLESQPPGEVICIPHNCKKGAQILTSWPRQDEQTETVLADGTENPDAMQQNGSGEGEDADDAKLAQESEQDMTQDPGSGQMLPNGMPFGMAPGMFPMGWNNNNGDFNPMSQFMGNGMFNPMGMAGMMDPMVANQGMFGGYGMNMNGMNSGMNFDAGQGMYGGWDGSQNNMWNGGQDKFNPNAFANGMGPQYGVPSGFGGYNMSQPNGVHPQMQQQQFPNQDFQSGYYGPGYGRGNFRGRGRGFYPGGRGRGGFTGPMQANYPPNANYPAFNSPNFNQDMSSQLQEGVSAEMSSGDPNGTEATNANDENAPGGHLDGTKDPSLNENAADVGDNGEASSAKGPTMEDTTGPEESGLRGIPTIDSLDQANAAQGMHNGPMMPGPMGPGFGRGYMRGPFTGGRGGPFAGPPFMPGSGMPAPRGPGVEGAPAAPRAMREGLPNTSVLRQRNFQGPGRGSVLSVRPSDASQSTTPAPQEDHRPRSTSRSKSRARSASRSKSRSRSRARSQSPGRRHNRPRSASIENGAEDSERRRERPRRPRREDKYDEQSQAEDEHRTRSPSVDSRRSSRRDRERDRRSGRRSHRSHRHRSQSPSRNGDSRGADRLALIPEEKDPGSRSRTPVISEAQESSSRTYRSGKDRTSRRDDERERDRDSRRRDRERDRDRDHYREKERDRDRERDRDRERDRDGARDRHRDRDRDRDRDRKRSRRDRTESPVDSDYSSRHHSRRIKRSREDEIRDKDRTRDKPPSSSTKTSEPEKDPHTLEREARNRERLLKEQQRREAMHADRDVGKPSRRRDSRQERTAAGGRRLTYKYEDDESDAARAARVEKEREASRWA